A stretch of DNA from Anopheles nili chromosome 2, idAnoNiliSN_F5_01, whole genome shotgun sequence:
AAAAGTTTGTAACGAACAGTTTACGTTCGCTTCCGGGAGGATAAAATAACAATTACAGCGCTGGTGGGGTGGCTTATTGGTCGAAACTACCCACCAACGGGTGGGCTGTGGGACACGCTTTCAGCTGACAGAGGAAGTCCTCGGGCAAAGGAACATTCGTGCGTTGATTCTTTATCGTTCTTTTAACAGCTTTATTTtcagctgccggttgctaaaTAAATCACATTGGCGCAAAATTGGTGCACCATTTTGTCTGAACGTTTCGATCCTCGAGGGAAACGTCCGACAAATCGACCAAAATTAGATGAGTTATattggtgtgggtggtggaaggACGAATAGTTGAAGAGCGGCTGGAAATCGGGGAAATAATTCCACCCAGCCTTCGTCGGAAATATAACTCATCCTCAAACCAAACACCACTATAAGCGAATATTAATGAGCTAGTTTATGGGGTTGGCTGGgaaccgggaaccgggaaCCACCGAAACCAAGTGGTGTGAGTGCAAATTTGTCtgctaataaaattttaaacaccTCCCCACCGAAATGAATGTAAAATCCAAAAATCTGCACCCCTCCCCGTGGATCCCGGGAAGCTTTCCCCCGTCGCAGCTTGAAACCCCGCCGACAGGTGATAATTAAAACACGATATAGAAAATCTACATTTCTTCATTATAATCCGTTTTTCCGGTGCCACCGGGTGCTCAGGTGCGTCGAGTAGTTTTAGGCACGGCAAGGGCTCTTCTGTCTCCTGTATCTCGCTCCAACCACAAAACCCTGCAACCCTCCGGATGCAGTGGTGCAGTATTTGAAATTCACAAAACTTAATCCTCCCGCTGGTAAGCTGGCAGGATATAGGGGGAGAGGTTTGTGGGAGATGAGGTGCCacctcgccccccccccccccctttccatAGCGTCGACAGATACATTtgcatacgcacgcacacccacgAGAGCTGGCTGCGCTGCGCGCAGGATGTCTTACTTTGCTGTCGGTAAACCCCTAGAAGGACCTTCGcccgagcgagaaagcgactATTTACGACGGAAACGGCACGGCGTACAGATGTTACTATTAAAAGTTTATTAAAAGATGTGAAAACTTTTCATCTCCGTACGACGTGCGCGTGACGTGGCGGGTTGCACATTGCTTGGGCGCAGCTGCACCGGTTCCGGGATGAGGCGAAGATTGAGTGCACTCTCGCAACCGTCGGAAGTACATCGGAACGGACTCGTCACACGCGGGCGTGTGAAGGAGTTTATATGGGAAGCTTTTGTGATGGTACATAtatacgtatttttttttcaccacccacttGCATGCTTGAAAGCGGGCacgatggtgggaaaaatttaCTGCCGAGTGTGAGTGCGGATTTTAACGGCTTCCGTGGTAGGAGCTTTTTATGAGCGACGTCCATGAATGTACGAAATTTCGTCACCAATTCaggggcatttttttgttgctcctcccAAGCTAGAGGAAGGTTTTAAAAGCTCAACTattccggtgccatttttacGCAAATTGCGCTGCCGCACAAAGCCAGCGAAACCTTAGGCAAACGGCTCATTCCACTGTTCTAGCGGGGATATTAAAATCTCATCCCGTGAAGGGCCGAAAGGAATGCGAATCGTTCTGCTGGGTGGAGGGTTTCTATTTAAAACTTTCCATTCATGTTGCAGTTTTCGTGCCATCGCGTGCTATTTGCAGTGGAACGCAACCATTGCTTCGCTCGTCACGAGGGATGAGAGAGCAGCCACGTTGAGAGCTCGAGTAGACGTTGAGGAGAAAGTTTAACTCCCCCGTCGTCGACGGGCGCTTTTCCAGACGGATtgtccgctttttttttgttaggcTGACGGAACTTAATCATAATGCTTCTCGCGGTACGATTGGCGGGTGTATTTCTTAGCAGACGCGCAAGAAAAACTACTCGTAATCGAACGAGAACGTGGCTGGTGGGAGAGAAGCAAGTGCAAGTGGGACGTAACCGTTGCAGgaatgaatattatttttccttccgctttcTCGCCGGTGGACGCAGCCGGGCCGGATGGAATGCGTATTACGTTGCCGGAAGATGGATCGTTTCCGACGAGCTTCGAGCTCGACGGGGAAAGCGAACAGCAAGCCAACGGAGGCCACCGGAGGCCATCGGAGGGGCGAgcttgtttgattgttttatgaaCGAATCAATTTCGAAAATTCCGTTATTGGAAAATCAAGCACACCGAGCCTGGAGGCAGCTGTGGCGAGCTCGAATCGAGGGTATAAACTCCGTAAGCCACGTGGCGTGCTGGGAAATAAGGTAATCTAGTCATATTTAAATTCCACGCATCGTTCGCGTGATTCTGGGAAGTTTTTATGCAAAGAAAGCTAGtttattgttgttgatgagggttattttatttaaagttCCCAAACTCACTACCTATCTGTACATAGAGCTGCCATTTAATATCACGCCGCTCGGAGTGCTGCGTTAAATAAGTTAAATAGTTTTTGTTCCCGCTAAtgattacacacacacacagcctccTCCCATCCCGTCTGTTCCCTTTCCCCAACCCTCACTCAAGGTCAACTGGTTCATCAAACGCGTCGGTGATCACCGGGCCGAGCGACAAAGCAATCCGCGCCTGCTCGTCATGGCAACCGAAATGTCAACATAATTGAGGCGCTTATTTACACTGGCTACACGCGCTGGCGAACGCGTAACTCGCGGGGTTAATTGGGGGCTTTTGTGCGTCAAGGTAGGGCATCATGATGGGCACGTACACGAGCAGCGGCACCGGTTGCTGGATGTTGAGCAGCTCCAACACTCGCTGGCAGGTGGAGGCGCTTGTGGATGCGTTCCGATCGACACCGGCATCGATCAGTGAGTGAAGTGTGCTGCTTACCTGCAGGACAAGCTCGTTGATGGACTGCATCTGGGCGAGTAGTTCGGCTGTGTTACGACCGCTATCGTCACAGTTCCGGTTGATCGGGAACACGAATCCATTGAACTGCCCGACTTGTGGCGGGAATTTAGGATGCGCACTTGGTGAATCTGATCCACGATGGTCACAGTTGGAGTGTGGAGGGCTTAGTGGGATGGCAGGATGGCTGGCTGGGGGACGTGGGGTTGGAGAGAGTGGAAGGTACGTCGTTTTCGGGAGAAGATCTAGCGGATCGACTTGCTTGGGAGCAGGTGATGCTTCTTGGGATGGTGTTGGAAAAGGTCCATAGTTGGCATGTGGAGTTGAAGGTCTCAACGTAGTGCTGGTGGTTTCCTGGACAGCTCGAGCAGTGGTAGTCCCTTCAGAGGGGACACCAAAACCGAATGTTGAATTATCTCCAAGTGAGCCACCGAAAAGCCCTGATCCATTATTCACGATAGGTTCCGCAGGAATAACTGGACTTATAGTGACTTCTGGCTTCGGTTGCTTGGATTCTTTTTCAATcggagctggagctggagctCCCGAGTAGGATCCCTTGCCGATGTTAGTGTCCACCGGAAcactgtttttgtttccttgtgGAGGTCCTTGAATTAGAGCTCCATCGTTCGAGCGATCTGGAATGGACGGTGTTTCCGGTGGAGTAATGGTGATGATCTCGTTCAGCCTTCTACACGTCGAAGGCAGATAGAGATCGTTCCAGGCGACGACTTTCTCATCCAGTTTGCGTCCCTGCAGATCAGCGTCCAGTTTGTTGCTGTCGATCGTATACATCACCTGTTATCGTTTCAGTCGCTTTATGCCGTTTCCCTGAGATACTTACACGCTGTTGGCCACTCGCTCAGTGAAGACCTTCGTCGGTTGATCCGGTGCCAAAAGCCGATAGCCCAAGCGATCGGCGATGTAGTACACCAAATGCTTCTCACCATCAGGATCGATGTAGCCATAGCAACCGTACGTGACATCATCTGGACCCTTCGCTTTGTGCTGGAACTGGCTGTTTGTCTTCTCCACCTGGTAGCCGTAATTGAACTCATCTGTTGCGATCAAACGAAGTGAGGATTAAGATTTGATCGCGACACACCACACATTTCTCGTATCGATACGAACTTTTCCCGATGCTCTGCTCATGGTACACCTCGGCGTCTTTTTGCTTCAGCTCGATGTTAAACGTATCGTCTGCACACGATCCCGTCCCAACCAAACACGGCAAGATCATCACCACTGGGAGAAACTGTAAAGATCGTAACCACGAGTTAAATATTGCTCTAAACCACCTCACGAATGTTTCACTCACGGCACGTGCATTTACGGGTCGCATCTTGCGATCATTAACACCTGCGGGAGGCGCCACGTAATCGGTGTTGCGTAATGCGCGAATTAACCGCAAAATAGGCGTCTATCGCACGCCTCGCGAATGACGACGACACTACGCAAACACAGAAGCGCTCGCgtagaaagaaagcgaaagtaTCAAGGTCAGGTGTCCTGGGTCGCGCCCGACGGTCTCGGTTGGACTGGGATGGCCGTTGAATTCGGAGTTGATTTTAAAGCTTTCGAGCGATGGACGAGCGGGCACGATGGGTCAATATTTGCGCCATTTTTGGCGGACTTGGTCTCCCCTCTTTCAGTACGATCGAGTCATTCCACGAATCACCGATGTTTGATCAGTGAGCTCGTGCGCTTGATGGCGGGGAGTTTGAGCATTCTCGTCTCGGTTTTGGCTTGATCTAATTCCCGAACCGGATCTTCATTCCTTCAGGAAGGTCGAAGGCTACGCGAGCATTTGCGGCATCCGCAACAGGTGTTGGTTTTGGCATTTAGCGATGCAGCGGTTACGGTTCAATTCTTGTTGACGCAACTATTTGACGGGTTGAGTTTGAAGATTGCCAAATAGAGGATGTAGCCTTCCTTCAATTACCAGCAACGTACAGCGCCAAAATACAAAGCAAAACTCCCATTTCAAAGACATCAACGATAACGTTTATTACGATCATCTTACAAGCGAACATTAAAGTAAAAAAGCTTAAAATTATATCACTTTGAATGGAAAGATTCATGGTCAGCATGCTGTTGGGCTATACTTGGCCGTGAGCTGTCTCAGTTCCGTCTCGAACGACTCTAAATCAGAGCACCCGACGCGGAATGGAACGTACAAGGTGAGAGATTGATCGCACTGAGATCTCAGAATAAAAGCATCGTTTCCCGTATCGCCATAGAACCGTTGCCAGGAGTTTGCTTTGGATTGCTGTTCAACATCGTTGGCCGGTGGTTCAATCGCCGCACCGTTCAAGGACGATTCGTTAGCCTCACCATCAGCAGGTCCTTGATCTGCGTCGTTTCCG
This window harbors:
- the LOC128730129 gene encoding uncharacterized protein LOC128730129, with amino-acid sequence MRPVNARAFLPVVMILPCLVGTGSCADDTFNIELKQKDAEVYHEQSIGKNEFNYGYQVEKTNSQFQHKAKGPDDVTYGCYGYIDPDGEKHLVYYIADRLGYRLLAPDQPTKVFTERVANSVNKLDADLQGRKLDEKVVAWNDLYLPSTCRRLNEIITITPPETPSIPDRSNDGALIQGPPQGNKNSVPVDTNIGKGSYSGAPAPAPIEKESKQPKPEVTISPVIPAEPIVNNGSGLFGGSLGDNSTFGFGVPSEGTTTARAVQETTSTTLRPSTPHANYGPFPTPSQEASPAPKQVDPLDLLPKTTYLPLSPTPRPPASHPAIPLSPPHSNCDHRGSDSPSAHPKFPPQVGQFNGFVFPINRNCDDSGRNTAELLAQMQSINELVLQVSSTLHSLIDAGVDRNASTSASTCQRVLELLNIQQPVPLLVYVPIMMPYLDAQKPPINPASYAFASACSQCK